In the Cheilinus undulatus linkage group 19, ASM1832078v1, whole genome shotgun sequence genome, one interval contains:
- the palmdb gene encoding uncharacterized protein palmdb isoform X2: MEEADLLKERLQAITDKRRIQENINMKRRQIEEEKLKLQYIKKKALREQWLMDGLSQQSEEEQAAMRLQAQGEQQQSDELKSNILRIEKEIEALETEELNISANEEVILKRLKEVERTTEDIIKRATSMEMEADGKELNEGCSTTENHKSLSITMETTEQSEQAMDCEVEGTVADSPEQGKDFSANDCQVCLETDSSNSTGEKAVFDGLLSDPPSEENKTEKADCSETSICSEMPNQDQQEALSSEPGHEELNRNESITSSVSDTLSSADSVYENEAHRKRQDTPEQDPEQDQEAERNPEPEQCPEPEQYDKSEHHEPEQYNEQNRDQEQYNEPLELEQYVKQRHPDTEQYPDPEEDLGLYPEPEKDLDPDLFPEPDQYPDLDLYPEPEDNELNPVDDNYQNLTIDTGLDPEAQFGTGIVEESVLEQCIREEAMSDVSNESCHALDPEDMDECLRVEIAAASSDSETDEKWRTIFSSSINKEDDDSYLDNLELSAQELFVQKVEVTDYEEQDNTNFEEVSFEVPQVQEVLEQPEDVISFPVPSQEVKYKPLAHQGLSKISEDDNENGKDSSQNPITHQQHIIAEPDKKLPKDFCVIQETKSENVSTEHVDFQLARKQWREMEEQTRNKIVLPTTKQPSFHGSHSFMYTPVRHIERTPKKAHDLENLNLIGDYAHTQFSPCSEDSGLDDSSYRSPNDDLETPVEREIRIAMEREEHFRRERGFSRMGKSTDCAPSRGIPRSMSTPLTPSFIITSSPAEEPPKHDVSANSVVVVDNDLAGGAKNGKDNIAARTGEWRSEDNSSNLIILETSNLIIRSASEFSLSKSCEQPQEKMFLNNPFFKLRSRSTLSLVDEEIMMVKQREEELRKERANLYGKDQSNTERMLSNQKDTLTFENSGDVPLKCKSSPSSPMRTAYRMDRSALSCDHRSNKKRKEMEVKQVEAEEVEGVI, translated from the exons AATAGAGAAAGAGATCGAGGCCTTGGAGACTGAGGAGCTCAACATCTCAGCCAATGAGGAAGTAATTTTGAAGCGCTTAAAGGAGGTGGAGAGGACGACTGAAGACATTATCAAG AGAGCTACTTCGATGGAAATGGAGGCAGATGGAAAAGAACTGAACGAAGGTTGCAGCACAACTGAGAATCACAAGTCCCTCTCCATCACCATGGAAACCACTGAACAATCAGAGCAAGCAATGGACTGTGAAGTGGAGGGCACTGTGGCTGATTCACCTGAGCAGGGGAAGGATTTTAGTGCAAATGACTGCCAAGTTTGTTTAGAGACAGACTCCTCAAACTCCACAGGGGAAAAGGCAGTGTTCGATGGCTTATTAAGTGACCCTCCGAGTGAAGAAAACAAAACGGAGAAGGCTGACTGCTCTGAGACCAGTATTTGCTCTGAAATGCCAAATCAGGATCAACAGGAAGCTTTATCGTCAGAACCAGGGCACGAGGAGCTCAACAGGAATGAATCAATCACTTCATCAGTGTCTGACACACTCTCAAGTGCTGATAGTGTGTATGAGAATGAGGCACATCGGAAGAGGCAGGACACACCTGAACAAGATCCCGAACAAGACCAGGAGGCAGAGCGGAACCCTGAACCAGAGCAGTGTCCCGAACCAGAGCAATACGACAAGTCAGAGCATCATGAACCAGAGCAATACAATGAACAAAACCGTGACCAAGAGCAGTATAACGAGCCCCTTGAACTAGAGCAATATGTTAAGCAAAGACACCCTGACACAGAGCAATACCCAGACCCAGAGGAAGACCTTGGGCTCTACCCTGAGCCTGAAAAAGACCTTGATCCAGACCTGTTCCCTGAGCCGGACCAGTACCCCGATTTGGACTTGTATCCTGAGCCTGAGGACAATGAGCTTAATCCGGTAGATGATAACTATCAAAATCTGACAATAGACACAGGATTAGACCCTGAGGCCCAGTTTGGAACCGGCATTGTGGAAGAATCTGTACTAGAGCAGTGCATCAGAGAGGAGGCGATGTCTGATGTGTCTAATGAGTCCTGCCATGCCCTTGACCCTGAAGATATGGATGAATGCCTAAGAGTTGAGATTGCAGCAGCTTCGTCGGATAGTGAGactgatgaaaaatggagaaCAATATTCTCCTCCTCTATCAACAAAGAGGACGATGACTCCTATTTAGACAATCTTGAGCTCAGTGCCCAGGAGCTCTTTGTGCAGAAAGTTGAGGTGACAGACTACGAAGAGCAAGACAATACAAACTTCGAAGAGGTCAGCTTTGAGGTTCCTCAAGTGCAAGAAGTTCTGGAACAACCTGAGGATGTCATTTCTTTTCCTGTCCCTTCACAAGAGGTTAAATATAAACCTTTAGCCCACCAAGGTTTGTCCAAAATTTCAGAGGATGATAATGAAAATGGCAAAGATTCCAGTCAGAATCCCATCACCCACCAGCAGCACATCATCGCAGAGCCTGACAAGAAGCTGCCGAAAGACTTCTGTGTCATACAGGAGACCAAAAGTGAGAACGTTAGCACAGAGCATGTGGATTTCCAACTGGCTCGAAAACAGTGGAGGGAAATGGAGGAGCAAACTAGAAACAAGATCGTCTTACCTACGACCAAACAGCCCAGCTTTCATGGCAGCCACAGCTTCATGTACACGCCAGTCCGCCACATTGAAAGAACCCCGAAGAAAGCACACGATCTGGAGAATTTAAATCTGATTGGGGACTATGCTCACACCCAGTTCAGTCCTTGCTCAGAGGATTCTGGACTGGATGATTCTAGTTACAGGTCCCCTAACGATGACCTGGAAACACCAGTTGAACGGGAGATTCGCATCGCAATGGAGAGGGAGGAACACTTCAGGAGAGAGAGGGGCTTTTCCAGGATGGGAAAATCAACCGATTGTGCTCCATCACGAGGCATTCCAAGATCCATGAGCACTCCACTCACGCCGTCATTTATTATAACCTCCTCACCAGCAGAGGAACCACCAAAACATGATGTGTCAGCAAACAGCGTTGTAGTTGTAGACAATGATTTAGCTGGCGGTGCCAAGAATGGCAAAGACAACATCGCAGCTCGGACCGGTGAGTGGCGCTCTGAGGACAATAGCTCCAACCTCATAATACTAGAAACATCCAACCTGATTATTCGCAGTGCCTCTGAGTTCTCCCTGAGCAAATCCTGTGAGCAGCCCCAGGAGAAAATGTTCCTAAACAATCCCTTTTTCAAGCTGCGTTCAAGAAGCACGCTTTCACTGGTGGATGAAGAGATAATGATGGTGaagcagagggaggaggagctAAGGAAAGAGAGGGCTAATCTGTACGGCAAAGACCAGAGCAATACAGAAAGGATGCTATCAAATCAAAAAGACactttgacatttgaaaattcag GTGATGTACCACTGAAGTGCAAGTCATCGCCATCATCCCCAATGAGAACAGCCTACAGGATGGACCGCTCTGCTTTGTCCTGTGATCACAGA TCTAACAAGAAGAGAAAGGAGATGGAAGTAAAGCAGGTGGAagcagaggaggtggagggagTGATATAA
- the palmdb gene encoding uncharacterized protein palmdb isoform X1, which translates to MEEADLLKERLQAITDKRRIQENINMKRRQIEEEKLKLQYIKKKALREQWLMDGLSQQSEEEQAAMRLQAQGEQQQSDELKSNILRIEKEIEALETEELNISANEEVILKRLKEVERTTEDIIKRATSMEMEADGKELNEGCSTTENHKSLSITMETTEQSEQAMDCEVEGTVADSPEQGKDFSANDCQVCLETDSSNSTGEKAVFDGLLSDPPSEENKTEKADCSETSICSEMPNQDQQEALSSEPGHEELNRNESITSSVSDTLSSADSVYENEAHRKRQDTPEQDPEQDQEAERNPEPEQCPEPEQYDKSEHHEPEQYNEQNRDQEQYNEPLELEQYVKQRHPDTEQYPDPEEDLGLYPEPEKDLDPDLFPEPDQYPDLDLYPEPEDNELNPVDDNYQNLTIDTGLDPEAQFGTGIVEESVLEQCIREEAMSDVSNESCHALDPEDMDECLRVEIAAASSDSETDEKWRTIFSSSINKEDDDSYLDNLELSAQELFVQKVEVTDYEEQDNTNFEEVSFEVPQVQEVLEQPEDVISFPVPSQEVKYKPLAHQGLSKISEDDNENGKDSSQNPITHQQHIIAEPDKKLPKDFCVIQETKSENVSTEHVDFQLARKQWREMEEQTRNKIVLPTTKQPSFHGSHSFMYTPVRHIERTPKKAHDLENLNLIGDYAHTQFSPCSEDSGLDDSSYRSPNDDLETPVEREIRIAMEREEHFRRERGFSRMGKSTDCAPSRGIPRSMSTPLTPSFIITSSPAEEPPKHDVSANSVVVVDNDLAGGAKNGKDNIAARTGEWRSEDNSSNLIILETSNLIIRSASEFSLSKSCEQPQEKMFLNNPFFKLRSRSTLSLVDEEIMMVKQREEELRKERANLYGKDQSNTERMLSNQKDTLTFENSGDVPLKCKSSPSSPMRTAYRMDRSALSCDHRFPDVYTGGRRKSAMALRWEAGEFTKNN; encoded by the exons AATAGAGAAAGAGATCGAGGCCTTGGAGACTGAGGAGCTCAACATCTCAGCCAATGAGGAAGTAATTTTGAAGCGCTTAAAGGAGGTGGAGAGGACGACTGAAGACATTATCAAG AGAGCTACTTCGATGGAAATGGAGGCAGATGGAAAAGAACTGAACGAAGGTTGCAGCACAACTGAGAATCACAAGTCCCTCTCCATCACCATGGAAACCACTGAACAATCAGAGCAAGCAATGGACTGTGAAGTGGAGGGCACTGTGGCTGATTCACCTGAGCAGGGGAAGGATTTTAGTGCAAATGACTGCCAAGTTTGTTTAGAGACAGACTCCTCAAACTCCACAGGGGAAAAGGCAGTGTTCGATGGCTTATTAAGTGACCCTCCGAGTGAAGAAAACAAAACGGAGAAGGCTGACTGCTCTGAGACCAGTATTTGCTCTGAAATGCCAAATCAGGATCAACAGGAAGCTTTATCGTCAGAACCAGGGCACGAGGAGCTCAACAGGAATGAATCAATCACTTCATCAGTGTCTGACACACTCTCAAGTGCTGATAGTGTGTATGAGAATGAGGCACATCGGAAGAGGCAGGACACACCTGAACAAGATCCCGAACAAGACCAGGAGGCAGAGCGGAACCCTGAACCAGAGCAGTGTCCCGAACCAGAGCAATACGACAAGTCAGAGCATCATGAACCAGAGCAATACAATGAACAAAACCGTGACCAAGAGCAGTATAACGAGCCCCTTGAACTAGAGCAATATGTTAAGCAAAGACACCCTGACACAGAGCAATACCCAGACCCAGAGGAAGACCTTGGGCTCTACCCTGAGCCTGAAAAAGACCTTGATCCAGACCTGTTCCCTGAGCCGGACCAGTACCCCGATTTGGACTTGTATCCTGAGCCTGAGGACAATGAGCTTAATCCGGTAGATGATAACTATCAAAATCTGACAATAGACACAGGATTAGACCCTGAGGCCCAGTTTGGAACCGGCATTGTGGAAGAATCTGTACTAGAGCAGTGCATCAGAGAGGAGGCGATGTCTGATGTGTCTAATGAGTCCTGCCATGCCCTTGACCCTGAAGATATGGATGAATGCCTAAGAGTTGAGATTGCAGCAGCTTCGTCGGATAGTGAGactgatgaaaaatggagaaCAATATTCTCCTCCTCTATCAACAAAGAGGACGATGACTCCTATTTAGACAATCTTGAGCTCAGTGCCCAGGAGCTCTTTGTGCAGAAAGTTGAGGTGACAGACTACGAAGAGCAAGACAATACAAACTTCGAAGAGGTCAGCTTTGAGGTTCCTCAAGTGCAAGAAGTTCTGGAACAACCTGAGGATGTCATTTCTTTTCCTGTCCCTTCACAAGAGGTTAAATATAAACCTTTAGCCCACCAAGGTTTGTCCAAAATTTCAGAGGATGATAATGAAAATGGCAAAGATTCCAGTCAGAATCCCATCACCCACCAGCAGCACATCATCGCAGAGCCTGACAAGAAGCTGCCGAAAGACTTCTGTGTCATACAGGAGACCAAAAGTGAGAACGTTAGCACAGAGCATGTGGATTTCCAACTGGCTCGAAAACAGTGGAGGGAAATGGAGGAGCAAACTAGAAACAAGATCGTCTTACCTACGACCAAACAGCCCAGCTTTCATGGCAGCCACAGCTTCATGTACACGCCAGTCCGCCACATTGAAAGAACCCCGAAGAAAGCACACGATCTGGAGAATTTAAATCTGATTGGGGACTATGCTCACACCCAGTTCAGTCCTTGCTCAGAGGATTCTGGACTGGATGATTCTAGTTACAGGTCCCCTAACGATGACCTGGAAACACCAGTTGAACGGGAGATTCGCATCGCAATGGAGAGGGAGGAACACTTCAGGAGAGAGAGGGGCTTTTCCAGGATGGGAAAATCAACCGATTGTGCTCCATCACGAGGCATTCCAAGATCCATGAGCACTCCACTCACGCCGTCATTTATTATAACCTCCTCACCAGCAGAGGAACCACCAAAACATGATGTGTCAGCAAACAGCGTTGTAGTTGTAGACAATGATTTAGCTGGCGGTGCCAAGAATGGCAAAGACAACATCGCAGCTCGGACCGGTGAGTGGCGCTCTGAGGACAATAGCTCCAACCTCATAATACTAGAAACATCCAACCTGATTATTCGCAGTGCCTCTGAGTTCTCCCTGAGCAAATCCTGTGAGCAGCCCCAGGAGAAAATGTTCCTAAACAATCCCTTTTTCAAGCTGCGTTCAAGAAGCACGCTTTCACTGGTGGATGAAGAGATAATGATGGTGaagcagagggaggaggagctAAGGAAAGAGAGGGCTAATCTGTACGGCAAAGACCAGAGCAATACAGAAAGGATGCTATCAAATCAAAAAGACactttgacatttgaaaattcag GTGATGTACCACTGAAGTGCAAGTCATCGCCATCATCCCCAATGAGAACAGCCTACAGGATGGACCGCTCTGCTTTGTCCTGTGATCACAGA TTTCCAGATGTCTACACCGGAGGAAGACGCAAGAGTGCCATGGCTTTGCGCTGGGAGGCGGGCGAGTTTACAAAAAACAACTGA